The genomic DNA ATGTACCACAGGGTGAAATGGGGGAGATCGTGTATCGCGGTCCCGGTCTGATGGCCGGGTATTGGAACAAAGAAGAAGCGACCGAAGAATCCACGCACGATGGCTGGTTCCACTCAGGCGATATGGTTCGCCAAGATGAGGAAGGCTATATGTATGTCGTGGATCGTACGAAAGATCTCATTATCTCCGGTGGGGAGAACATCTCTTCCATCGAGGTTGAACATGCTGTAGCCGGGCACCCCAAGGTGGCTGATGCCTCGGTGGTTGGCGCACCGCACGAGAAGTGGGTTGAGACCCCGGTGGCCATCGTGGTCCCGGCAGATCCCTCCGACCCGCCAACCCTGGAAGAGATCCAAGACTACCTCTCGGATAAATTAGCTTCCTTCAAGAAGCCCACCCGGCTGGAAGTCGTCGACGAGCTCCCACGAAATGCTTCGGGCAAGCTCCTGAAACATAAAATGCGGGCCCAGTACGCGGCTGAATATTCGACAACTAAATAGTTTCCAAAGCTAAAGAGGGGGTAGTGCGAGTTTTCGCACTACCCCCTCTTTGCGTTTCAGTCGTTACAAGGTCAGTCCCTTAGACCCTGGTGGTCTCGCCTGCATTGTCCAGATGCGTTTTAATTTCGCGTTTGAGCAGCTTACCGGCGGCATTTCGCGGCAGCTCGTCTTCCAGGATCTCCCAGCGGGTTGGTATCTTGAAGCGCGCGATACGATCAGCGAGGAAGGTCCTGAGTTCTTCGTCGGTCAGAGACGAACCAACCTTCGTTTGAACGACGGCTCCGACTTCTTCACCTAGAACCTCGTGCTCGACACCGATCACCGCGCAATCGGTAACGTTCGGGTGTTGGTGGATCGCAGCTTCCACTTCGGCCGAGTAGACATTTTCTCCCCCACGGATAATCATGTCTTTGGCACGATCGACGATGTATACGAAGCCTTCATCATCCAGTCGCGCCAGATCCCCGGAGTAGAACCAGCCGTCGACGAAAACCTCATCGGTAGCGTCGGGACGGTTCCAGTAGCCTTTGACGACGTTGGCGCCTTTGATGCGCAGTTCTCCAACTTCGCCAATTGGAAGAGGTTCTCTGCTCGCCGGATCGACTACTTCGACCTCACAAATCGCCACCGGCGGGCCCACACTATCTGGGTGGATAACATAGTCGATCCCGCGGTTGCTTGTGGTCATCGAGGAGGTTTCGGTGAGTCCGTAACCGTTCCCGGGAGCGGCCGCTGGCAGCAGTTGGGTCGTTCGTTCGACCAGCACTGGGGCGGCGGATGCGCCTCCGGAAGCCATAACCGTCAGACTACTGAGGTCACGATCTTCAAAATCAGGATGGTTGTACATCTGCGTGAGCATAGTGGGCACACCCGTGAAGTGGGTGACCCGCTCGCGCTCCATAAGTTCCAGTGCTGTGCCTGGCTCCCACTTGTACATGAGGACCAACGTGCCGCCACGTTCGAAGGCCCCCATCAAGACCGTGTGACAACCGGTGGCGTGGAATAACGGCACCGCCATCAAGGAGACCATGGGGGCTGGCGTTGCCGCCTGAACTTCGGCCAGTGTGTGGCCCAATCGGAGCATTCCCCTGACGCCGGAATAGACCTGGCTGACCACGTTGCCGCAGATGTTTCGGTGTGTCCCGAGGGCTCCCTTTGGGGTGCCGGTGGTGCCCGAGGTGTAGAAAAGCGTCGCGTCGTCCTCGGGATCAAGGTCCACTGCAGGCAGCTCTTCGGCTGAGGCCACGGTGGAGATATCACGAGTATTTTCGGGAAGCGGCTTTGTGGGGCGCGCCACCATGGCTGGTATCTCCAGCTCAGGCAGAACGGAACCCAACAGGTCCAACCGTTCTTGATCGGCGATGACGACCTTTGCCCCGGAATCGCGGAGGCCGAATTCGAGTTCTCTCGCCGTCCACCAGGCATTCAGCGGCACAACGATCGCACCTGTACACGAGGCTGCGAAGAAGGCGATGACCCATTCCGGATAGTTGCGCATCGCGATAGCCACCCGGTCGCCCTTGGCGATACCGTAGGTTTCCATGAGCTCTTTGGCTAGCCCGGCGACTCTGGTGAAGTGCTCCCGGTACGTGAGTCGCTCATCGTCATAGACGAGAAAGTCCTGGTCACCAAAGGCTCGAGAGTTTTCAACCATGGCGCGGACGCTGGGTGGAGCGTTTTTCCACGCCCGGACCGGTACGCCATCTCTGTCGATCTCGAGGGTCTCAAAAGGGGCCCCCTCTGCTGTGAGTTCTGCCTGAATATCCTCGTGAGACCTCTTTGGCTCCACGTACTCCACCTCCGCTATTTTAGTGTGATACCCAGCACATTCTACCCGTGGGGGTAAGGAGTTCAAGGTATGGCAACTCCGGTGCTCCGCTCTTTTCAAACCAGAGTTCGGATCCAGTCGCGGGTGAGTGCTGGGTCGATGACGTCGTCGATTTCAAAAATCATGGCGGCACTCATCGCTCTGCCTTGTTCGTAGAGCTGGTCGGTGAGTTCGGCTTCCTTTGCCTCACGAGCCTCAGGATCGTCGATTGCGGCAAGCTCTTTTGCGTACCCGAGGCGTACCGCGCCTTC from Enteractinococcus fodinae includes the following:
- a CDS encoding class I adenylate-forming enzyme family protein → MVENSRAFGDQDFLVYDDERLTYREHFTRVAGLAKELMETYGIAKGDRVAIAMRNYPEWVIAFFAASCTGAIVVPLNAWWTARELEFGLRDSGAKVVIADQERLDLLGSVLPELEIPAMVARPTKPLPENTRDISTVASAEELPAVDLDPEDDATLFYTSGTTGTPKGALGTHRNICGNVVSQVYSGVRGMLRLGHTLAEVQAATPAPMVSLMAVPLFHATGCHTVLMGAFERGGTLVLMYKWEPGTALELMERERVTHFTGVPTMLTQMYNHPDFEDRDLSSLTVMASGGASAAPVLVERTTQLLPAAAPGNGYGLTETSSMTTSNRGIDYVIHPDSVGPPVAICEVEVVDPASREPLPIGEVGELRIKGANVVKGYWNRPDATDEVFVDGWFYSGDLARLDDEGFVYIVDRAKDMIIRGGENVYSAEVEAAIHQHPNVTDCAVIGVEHEVLGEEVGAVVQTKVGSSLTDEELRTFLADRIARFKIPTRWEILEDELPRNAAGKLLKREIKTHLDNAGETTRV